TCGCCATCGGCGGGCGTGCCGTAGTCGTTCTGCAGGAACTCGACGATCGAGTCCCGCGTCCCGGCGACGTCGCCGATCACGGTCACCGCGGGCGGCGAGATGTCCGCCTCGTCGCGGGCGTCGACGATGGTCTCGAGCGTCCCCGTCGCGACCTGCTGGCCGGGCCAGGTGCCGCGCTCGACGAGCGCGACCGGCGTCTCGGGGGCCATCCCCGCCTCGAGCAGCGCTTTGGTGTAGTCCGGGAGCCGACCGACGCCCATCAGCACGACGATCGTCCCGCCGGTGGCGGCCAGGGCCTCCCAATCGACGGCCGACTCCTCCTTGGTGGGGTCCTCGTGGCCCGTGACGAAGGAAACCGAGGAGGCGTGATCGCGGTGGGTGACCGGAACCCCGGCCACCGCGGGCGCGGCGATGGCGGAGGTGACCGCGGGAACGACTTCGAAGGGGACCTCGTGAGCCGCCAGGTACTCGGCCTCTTCGCCGCCGCGACCGAAGACGAAGGAGTCGCCGCCCTTGAGTCGGACCACGGACTTCCCCTCGCGGGCGAGTTCGACCAGCCGCTCGTTGATCTCCGACTGGGGCGTGCGCTCGCCGCCGGCGCGCTTCCCGACGTCCTCGCGGCGGTCGTTCGGCAGGGTCTCGATGATCTCCGGGCCGGGGAGTTTGTCGTGGAGGACGACGTCGGCGGTCTCGAGCAGCCGCTTCGCCTTGACGGTCAAAAGATCGGGGTCGCCGGGGCCGCTGCCGACGAGGTAGACGGTACCCGGTTCGGCGTCGATAGCGTTGTCTGACATTCGGTACTCGCTAGCTACTTCCCCTCGGGCTTATCTTCCTCGGAGACGCTCTCGTCGCCGTCACCCTCGGCGTCTTCGCGGGCCCGTTCGATCAGGGCCGCCGCCCCGCGGTCCGCGAGGTCCCGTGCGAACTCGCGGGCCGCTTCGGCGTGGGTTTCGATCGGGAGGTCCCGACTCCCGGTAACCGACTCCTCGCCGTCGCGGTCGAAGACGCTGACCGTCGCGTGGACGTACTCGCCCTGAACGACCGCGTAGATGCCGACCGGAGCGATACAGCCGCCGCCCAGTTCCGCCAGGATCGTCCGCTCGACGGTCGTCTCGACGCGACTCCGCGGGTGATCGATCGCGGTCTGAATATCGCGGGCCGTCTCCCCGTCGGGTGCGGTCACCGCGAGCGCCCCCTGTCCCGGCGCCGGGACGAACGTCGACGTCGGGAGCTCCTGGTAGTCGACGTGGTGGGCGAGCCCGCTGCGCTCGAGCCCGGCCCGCGCGAGGACGATCGCGTCGTACTCCGTCTCGACCTCGCGGCCGAGCGCGCCCTTCTCGAGTTCGGAGAGGTCGTCGAACCACTCGTCGGTGGTGCGGTCGTACTCGGCCTCGAAATCCTCGTCGCCTGTGTTCCCCTTGCGCTCCTTGTCGGCTTCCGTCCGCTTCCGGTGTTCCTCCTGCAGCGCGGGCGCGAGCAGCTTCTCGATGCGCGTATCGACGTTCCCGCGCAGCGGCTCGACCTCGATGTCCGACCGCTCCGAGAGCAGTTGCGCGCGCCGACGGAGACTCGAGGTGCCGACGGTCGCGCCGGCGGGCAGTTCCTCGAGCGTCGTCCCGTCGGGCGTGATGAGGACGTCACCCGGTCGTCCTCGCTCGGGAACCGCGGCGGTCACGAGCTCCGTCGGCTGTTCGGTCGGCATGTCCTTCATCGAGTGGACCGCGGCGTCGAGCTCCCCCTCGAGGACCCGTTCGTCCAGCTCGCGGACGAACGCGCCCGTCTTCCCGAGCCGGTGAATCAACTCGTCTCTGATCTGGTCCCCGGTCGTGTCGACGGTGACGAGTTCGACCTCGTACCGGCGCTCCTCCAGGGCGTCTTGTACCAGCGAGGCCTGTCGCCGGGCGAGTGCGGACCCCCTCGTCGCCAGTCGCAGCGTCCCGCGCGTTCTCATAGGCATCCGTCGGAGCCTCGAGTATGAAAAGCGCACGCTTGTCCGACGCGAGGGAGGCATGAGAAACCAACACGAGCGATTTCGATCGAGAACCGATCGTCGGGGTCGTCCGGCCGGATCGACCGCAACGTTGTGGGTGGTATTCACACACAATATTTTTGCAAAACGGATTCGGGATGCTATTTATACTACTTGAGACGAATATATTTCGACGGATGGCAGAAACCCTCTACGAGCGACTCGGTGGCGAAGACGCGATCACGGCCGTCGTCGACGAGTTCTACGACCGAGTCATGGCGGACGATCAGGTCGCAGGCTACTTCGACGACGTCGATATGCAGAAACAACGCGCACACCAGGCCCAGTTCATCAGTTCGGTCACCGGCGGCCCGGTCGAATACTCCGGCGGGGAGATGGAAGACGTTCACGCGGATATGGGCATCACGCCGGCGGACTTCCGGGCGATCGCGACCCACCTCGACGACGCGCTCGCCGAGTTCGACGTCGACGAGGACGACCGCGAGGCGGTCCTCGAGGAGATCGCGGGCTATCAGGACGCGATCGTCACGGCGGCCGACTGACCCTGCCGCGGTGGATCGGTCCAGGCGGCGAACAGCGAATCGGTTCTCTTCTTCGCCCGCAAGCAATAGCGAACGGGGACACCACCGGCTACGAACTCCCCTCTCCTAACCGCTTTCGCGAACCTGTTCGCCCCTTTTTCCAGATCGTAGGAATTCACGGGCCGTTTGACGGGGCTTTCCGTTCGAGTTGCAGGTGTCATGCAGATATCCAGGAAACAACTCGCCACGTTTCTCGCGACGATCTTCGTCGTGAACCTCATCGTTATGGGCGGTGGGGCGTGGCTCTCGTATGCGAACGAACCGGCGATCCCCGACACGATCGTCGGGCCGGAGGGCGAAACGGTCGCGACGAGCGACGACGTCCAGTCCGGGAAGACGGTGTTCCAGGAGAACGGCTTGATGAATCAGGGCTCGATTCTGGGCCACGGTAGTTACTACGACACCGACTACACCGCCAACGCGCTCGAGTTGAAGACCGAGCACATGCGCGAGTATTACGCGCAGGAGCGCCACGGCGAGGAGTACGCGGCCCTCGACGCGTCGACGCAGGCCGGGATCGACCAGCAGGTCCGGCAGGAACTCCAGTCGAGTAGTTACGAGCCCGAGCGGGTCGAATACTCCGCCGCCGAAGTCTACGCCCATCAGCAGGTCCGCGAGGAGTACGTCGAACGCTACCACGAGGGCGACCGCGAGCGCGGGATCCCCGAGGGACAGGTGCCGAGCGCCGAGGAAGCGGAGGAGTTCGCTGACTTCGCGCTGTGGACCGCCTGGATCTCGCACACCGATCGCCCCGGATCCGAGGCGTCGTTCACCAACGACTGGCCGTACTCGCCCGCCGCGGGGAACGCGGCCGGCGGTCCGGTGATGACCTGGAGCGTCATCGCGATGGTGTTGCTGGTCGGCGGTGCGGGCGTCGCGATCTGGCTCTACCAGTCCATCGAGATCCCCGAGCCCGACGCCGCGGGCGTTTCGATCCCTCACCCCAGCGAAATCGATCTGACGCCGAGCCAGCTGTTGAGCACGCGGTTCATACTGATCGGCGCACTGCTGTTCGCCGCCCAGACGTTCCTCGGCGGCTTGCTCGCTCACTACTACGTCGAGCGCGACGGCTTCTTCGGGATGCGGGAGTTGATCGGTGTCGACATCCTCCAGTGGCTGCCCTGGTCGATCGCCCGGACCTGGCACGTCGACCTCGGGGTCCTCTGGATCGCCACCATGTGGCTCGGCGCGGGCCTGTTCCTCGCCCCGCTGCTGACCGGTCGCGAACCGCCCAAACAGGCCCTGTATGTCAAGGGGCTGATCGGCGCGTTGCTCGTCGTCGCCGTTGGCGGACTGGCCGGCATCTGGCTCGGCATCCACAACTACTTCGGCGACCAGCTCTGGTGGCTGCTGGGTAACGAGGGCCTCGAGTACCTCGAGATCGGCCGCGTCTGGCAGTTCGGACTGCTCGCGGGCTTCCTCGGCTGGACCGCCCTCGTGGCCCGCGGGTTCAAGCCGCTGCTGGACCGCGAGCCCCGCTACGGGCTCGCCCACATGATCGTCTACGCCGGCGGCTCGATCGGCCTGCTGTTCATCGCCGGCTTCCTCTACACGCCCCAGACCAACATCGTCACCACCGAGTTCTGGCGCTGGTGGGTCGTCCACATGTGGGTCGAGGGCGTCTTCGAGTTCTTCATCGTCGTCGTCATCGCGCTCACGCTGGTCTCGATGAACCTCCTCGCCAAGAAGTCCGCCGAGAAGGCCGTCATCTTCCAGGCCGCCCTCGTCATGGGCAGTGGCATCATCGGCGTCTCCCACCACTACTGGTGGGTCGGCCTCCCCGAGGCCTGGCTGCCCATCGGCAGCGTCTTCTCGACGCTCGAGTTCATCCCGCTCCTGTTCATCCTCTACGAGGCGCTGGGACAATACCGCGCGATGGACACCGCGGGCACCGACTTCCCCTACCGGATGGCCTTCTACTTCATCGTGGCCTCGAGCGTCTGGAACTTCTTCGGCGCGGGGGTCATCGGCTTCTTCATCAACCTCCCGCTGATCAGCTACTACCAGACCGGGACCTACCTCACCGTGGCCCACGCCCACGGCGCGATGTTCGGTGCGTTCGGCCTGCTCGCGATGGGGATGGCCGTCTACATCCTCCGGCTGACCACCCGCGCCGAGGCCTGGTCCAGCCGACGCCTGCGCTGGTCGTTCTGGTGCTGTAACGTCGGGCTGGCGCTGATGATCTTCCTCTCCCTGCTCCCCATCGGCTTCCTCCAGCTCGAGACCGCGTTCACCCAGAGCTACGCCGCGGCGCGCAGCCTCGAGTTCTACAGCGGCGGGCTGATCCAGACGCTGTTCTGGCTGCGCATGCCCGGCGACACGCTGTTGATCGCCGGTGCGGTCCTCTTCGCCTGGGACGTCGCCGCGAAGCTGCTCTTCCAGCGGAAGGCGACCGCCGGCGAGACGAGTAGCCACGTTATCGCCGACCGGATCTTCGGCGACCGCGACGCCGTCGAGCCGGTCGGCGACGACGACTGACGGCCGGCCCGTTCCGTGTCGTCGTCGGGTATCGCCCTCCGACGGCCGGAACTGCTAACAGTGTCGACTGTCGTTAGCAGGGTATGCGATGGTCGTCGGACGGCAGTTTACTCTCGAGAGACCGGATTCCGACGTATTTGATCGGGTTTGGACTCTCACTGACGTCCGTCGTGCTCGGTGAAATCGCTCTCCTCTACGCGTTCGATCCGACATCCGTCGACGATAGCGAGTTCCTCGTCGGCGTCCTTACGACGATGCCGTTCCTGATCGGCATCACGTACGCCGGTTACTGGCTCCGTTCGTCCGCGCTCTCGTCGGCACGCTACCCGCGCATCGCGGGGTGGTGTCTCGGCGGCTTGCTCACCTTCCTGATCGTCAACGTCCTCCTCATGTTCGTCATTCCGTCCGGATCCTGGCTCGTCATCTTCTCGTGGGGTCGGTGGGCCGCGGCTTTCGGCGCTGGGACCGGATTGCTCATCGGCTGTCTCGAAGGCCGCGCCATCGAGCGCGCTCTGGCCGCCGAACGCGCGGCCCTCCGAACGGAACACGTCGAGGCTCAACGGGACTACCTCGATTACCTCAACGGCATTCTCCGCCACGAGGTGTTGAACACCGCGACGGTCATCAACGGCTACGCGTCGCAGGTCCTCGAGGAGGAGTCGTCGCTGGACGACCGCAGCCGTCGGTGGCTCGAGATCGTCATCGATCACTCCGAGGACATGTCGACGGTGATCGACGACGTGCGTATCCTCCTCCAGACCACCGACGGGAACTTCCAGCTCGAGCCGGTCAACGCCACTCGAGTGGTGCGGGCCGAAGTTCGAAAACTGGAGAACGCATGGGAAGAGATCGACGTGGAGGCCTCGATTCCGCCGGACGTCCTCGTCCGCGCCGACGACTTGCTCCCCCGTATCTTCGGCAATCTCCTCTCGAACGCGGTCGAGCACAACGACGCTGCGACCCCGCGCGTCACGGTCACTGTCGAGCCCGGTCCCGACACCGTTCGGTTCGAAATCGCGGACAACGGTCCCGGGATCCCCGACTCGGAGATCGATTCGCTCTTCGACCGGGTCGAAAGTCACGGCAGCACGCACGGACTGGGACTCTACCTGGTCGACCAGCTGGTCAGCCGCTACGACGGGACCGTCGAACTCGTCGACACCGGTCCCGAGGGGAGCCGCTTCGTCGTCGAACTCCCGGCCGTCTCGCCCGAACCGGGCGGTTCGTCCGAAGAGAGCGGACTGGCAGCACTTTCGTCCGAGTGATCGACCTCGAGTCGCTCCGGTCGGATTCGACTACAGCGCTTCCTTGTACGCCTCGAGCGTCTCTTCGACGTCCTCCTCGGTGTGGCCGTAACTGACGAACTGACACTCGAACTGGTTCTGCGAGAGGAAGACGTCCTGCTCTTTCATTTTCCCCCAGAAGATGCGCCGCCAGCGTTCGGTTTCGGCGTTTTTGACGTCCCCGGCGTTTTTCGGACAGTAGTCGTAACGGGGACAGGTCGGGTCCTGTCGACAGCCGGCCTCGCACTGTTCTTCCAGGGAATCCGGCCCCGGTCCGTCTCGGGTGAATATTACCTTGAACATGCTGTCGGTGCCGGTGACGGTGTAGCTGGGGGCCTGATCGGCGACGATGTCCTGTAGTCCGCTTCGGAGCCGGTGGCCGAGCCCGTTGACGTGGTCGTAGACGTCGTTTTCCGCGGCGAATTGCAGGGTCTCGAGGCCGGCGGCCATGGTGACGGGGTGGCCGGAGAAGGTACCGGCCTGGAAGACGTCGCCGGAGGGCGTGAAGCCCTCGACGATTTCGGCGCGGCCGCCGATCGCGCCGACGGGGAAGCCGCCGCCGATGATCTTCCCGAAGGTCGTCAGATCGGGCGTGATCCCGAACTCGCTCTGGGCGCAGCCGAGGCCGCCGACGCGGAAGCCGGTGATCACTTCGTCGAAGATCAGCAGGGAGCCGTACTCGTCGGTGATATCGCGGAGGAATTCGTGGTAGCCCTCCTCGGGGTAGACGATACCGTAGTTGCCAAGAATGGGCTCGGTGAGGACGGCCGCGATATCGTCACCGTGTTTCTCGAAGGCGTCCCGCATCGCCTTCTCGTCGTTGAACGGCACCGGGATGGTGTGTTCGGCGAACGACTGCGGGATGCCCGCCGAGGACGGCTTCGGATTCTCCGCGTCGCCCTCGACCAGCGTCGACTCCTGTGCGCCGTGGTAGCCGCCCTGCATGACGACGATCTTGTTCCGACCGGTATAGCCGCGCGCGAGTCGCACCGCCGAGACCGTCGCCTCGGTCCCGGAGTTGACGAAGCGGATCTTCTCGACGCTCGGCACGTGGCGGACGACGAACTCCGCGAGGTCAACTTCGACCTCCGTCGGGGTGCCGTACATCGGGCCTTCACTGGCCTTCTGCTGGACGGCCGCCCGAACCGGCTCGGGAAGGTCGTGACCCAGCAACAGCGGGCCCAGTCCCATCACCCAGTCGATGTAGCGATTGCCGTCCGCGTCGATAACGTGGCCGCCGTCTCCCTTTTGCACGAAAAACGGATACGGCTCGATCGCCGCGCGAACCGCGGAGTTGACGCCGCCGGGCATCACCGACAGCGCCCGGTCGTACAGCTCGCGTGAGTTGTCCTCGGTCATGCGCGGGCCTTCGGATTCGGGCGGCAAAGTAGTACCGAGGTCCGTCTCCGAACCGCCGACTCGCCGCCGAACGTGGCCCCCCTCACTCCCGCGTTTCGTCGGCGGACACGCGATACCCGCGGCTCGAGGTACGTTGATGGCACGCGAAAAGAGCGACACGGACTGCGTCGAACCCAGTACAGCGTGTCCGATCGAAACCACAGCGGACTACACGGGGTCGGCCGTGAACCGGAGTGCCCACAGCCGACGTGACGCCCGGTTCGGACGGGCGTCGAAGTGCCGAACGCTGATTGTCAGAGGTCACCGTGATACGTGGGTCGCGTGAGTCGCCTCACGTCGCGATCCGTCGGCGGGCGGATCGCGATCGATCGACCGCGCGGCCCGACCTCAGACGGCGTCGGGACCGGTCTTGCCGGTGCGGATCTGGGTCGCGCCCTCGACGGGCATGACGAAGATCTTGCCGTCGCCGGGTTCGCCGGTTTCGGCACCCTCGCGGATGGCGTCGACGACTTCCTGCGCCGGGATGTCCGCGACGACGCACTCGATCTTGACTTTCTGGTGGAGATCGACCGTGTACTCCTCACCGCGCCACTGCCCTTTCTTCGCGGGTTGGGAGCCGCGACCGGAGACGTTGGTGACGGTCAGCGACGGCGCGCCGGCTTCGGCTAGCGACTGCTTGATCGCACCGAGGCGGTCGGGACGGACGATCGCGGTGACCATCTTGATCTGGCCGTCATTGGGCTCGCCACCGTCGGCGCGAATGACCTCGTCGCCACCGTCGGTGGCGATGTCGGGCTGGCCGAACTCGGGGTAGGTGTCGACGCCGTGTTCGGAGACGTCGAGCCCGTCGCGTTCGTGTTCCTCGGAGACGCGGGCCTGGCCGGCAGCCTTCAGTGCACCGAACACGAGGGCAGTCGTGACGACCGTCCAGACGGTGATTGCCACGACGCCTGCGAGTTGTGCGATGAACGCGTTGACGACGTTATCGACGACGCCCGGCGCGGCCACGAACGGGAACAGCAGGGTTCCGAGAACGCCAGCGGACCCGTGGACGGGGAAGACCGCACAGACGTCGTCGATCTTCAGGCGCTCCTCGACGAAGCTGAAGACGATCGGCAGCTGCGCGCCGGCGAGGAAGCCGACGACGATAGCGCCCCACCACGCGGCGACGTTGGGGATCGCCGTGATGCCGACGAGGCCGGCCAGCAGGCCGTTCGCCACGTAGAGCGTGTCGACTTTGCCCGTCTTCAGCAGGGCGACGGCACCGGAGCCGATTGCGCCCATCGCCATCGCCAGCGTCGTCGTCAGCGCGACGCGGCCGAGGACGGCACCGTTGAACACCATCTCTCCAGCGCTGTTCTCGACGAAGATCGAGGCCGTCCCGACGTTGAATCCGTACCAGCCGAAGGCGAGCACGAGCGTTCCCAGCACGGCGAAGGTCATCGAGTGGCCGGGAATGACGTTGACGCTACCGTCGCTGTTGTAGCGGTCCATGCGGGGTCCGAGCACCCACGCCGCGGTGAGGCCGGCGATGCCGCCCATCCCGTGGACGATCATCCCGCCGGCGAAGTCCTGGAAGCCGGTTCCGAGGAACTGGCTAACGTACGCACCGGACCACGTGATCCCGGTGACGACGGGGTAGATGACCGCCGCCAGCAGAAGCGTGTAGGTCACGTACGCGCGGAGTTTCGCGCGTCCGGCGACGGCACCGGAGACGATCGTCGCCGCCGTCATCGCGAAGACGGCCCCGTACAACCAGCCGTCGGCCCAGGATGCCGGATCGGTTCCGGCGACCCAGGTGAAGCCGCCGCCGCCGACGAGACTGCTCACGCCGGCACCGACGAGGAAGAACGCCATCACGCCGACCGACCAGGTCAGCAGGTTCTTCGTCAGCTGGTTCGCGACGTTCTTCGAGCGAACCTGACCCGCCTCCAGCATCGCGAAGCCCGCGTGCATGAAGAAGATCAGGAACGACACGACCAGAATCCACGTGTAGTTGAGCGCCCCTGCCAGCATTTCGGTATCGGCCTGCAGGATCGTCGGCTCCATCAGGCATCCACCCCTCTCTCCTGGTCACTGCTACTCGAATCTGCCATACGTTCGTCCTCTTTCAGTGCAATCTCGTTCATGATCGTCCTCCTAATCACGTTAGAGGTTCTTGTACCTGTATCATTTAAGCATTAGCCTTTACAAATAGGCAAAATAATGCCTGTAATAGGTGTATCCGTCCAAAGCTAGAGCAGATTTAACGTATATAAGGGCATTCGAAATCACGTCTTTTTCGAGCAACGGTTATATTTTACCTGTTTGTCAACCGCCACTGAGCGACGAACCAGTTCGAAATCGAGACAATCGCCCCAAAATAGGCGCCAGTACGGGCGTATCGGCTGGGATGCGCTCGCGCGCGGCAGATATTGCCCACCCGTCGCGCCGGGACGGTCTGAGATTGACATTCGTCTAATCACGCGTCCCCAGCGAGAGAATGTGGTCGTTTTAGCCGCCTTTCCGGTCCCGCGACGAGACTATCTCGGCCAACGCGGCCGATCCTACAGCCGCTCCGCGATATCCTCGGCGAAATACGTCAGAATCAGGTCCGCACCCGCACGTTTGATCGACAGCAGCGATTCGGTGGCGGCCGCGTCGAGATCGAGCCACCCCTTCTCGGCGGCGGCGTGGAGCATCGCGTACTCGCCGGAGACGTTGTAGGCGGCGACGGGGTGGTCGAACTCCCGACGAACGTTAGCGATGATGTCGAGGTACGCCAGGGCGGGTTTGACCATCATCACGTCCGCGCCCTGCTCGGCGTCCAGCCGGACCTCCCGCATGGCTTCCCGCGAGTTCGCGGGATCCATCTGATAGTGTCTGCGGTTGCCGAAGGAAGGCGCGCCGTCGGCGGCGTCACGGAAGGGGCCGTAGAACGCGCTCTCGTACTTGGCCGCGTAGCTCATGATCGGGACGTGTTCGAAGCCTGCCTCGTCCAGCGCCGAGCGAATGGCCCCGACCATGCCGTCCATCATCCCGCTCGGCGCGACCATGTCCGCGCCCGCACGGGCGTGCGAGACGGCGATCTGCTCGAGCGCGTCCAGGGTGGCGTCGTTGTCGACGGTCGTCGTCGGCTCGCAGGCGGGGCCGCCCTCGACGACCTCCTCGCTCCGGAGCTCCTCCTCGAGCGGGCCGCAGTGACCGTGATCGGTGTACTCACAGAGGCAGACGTCCGTGATGACGTACGCGTCGGTTTCGCTCGTGATCCGGCGGAGCGCCTCCTGAACGACGCCGTCCTCGGCCCAGGCGCGGGTGCCTTCGGAGTCTTTCGATTCCGGGATGCCGAAGAGCATGACCGCTTCGACGCCCGTCTCGAGGACTTCCTCGACGCGGGCGACGATCCCCTCGATCGGGACACGATCGTGACCGGGCATCGACTCGATGGGCGTGCGCTCGTCGGTCGTGGCGTCGACGAACACCGGTGCGATGAGATCGGCCGGCTCGAGACTCGTCTCGCTGACGAGGTCCCGAACCCGGTCCTGTCGAAGGCGACGGGGACGGTGAGTGAGATCCATATCGGTGCATTTGCCGGGAGTCGCAAAAGCACCTCGCTCCGGAATCGATCAGTGCCGGTCGTCAGTCTTCGGCTTCGCTCGTCGGAATCGCCGCTCGATGCTCGAGCGGATCGCGACGGTCGTTGTTACGGCCGGAGTACACGACCTCTGACTCCCGCCGAACTCACAACTCGCTTATACGACCCGGCGGCGAAGAGCGCTCGATGGCAGCGCAATCACGTCGGAAGGGCGCAGCACGGTGTACGGACTGCGGCAGAGCGTTGGCAGTCTGGCTCTCGGGGGACGAGGTTCGACCGATCGGGAGCGCCGACGGCTGTCCGTGCGGTGGTACGTCCTTTCGCGTGTTCTGGTAAGGCTGTATAGTAGGGTGGCCTGAGAAAGCCGCGTTCTTTCCCGACTCCGCGTCTAGGGACGACCGTGTCAAACGCCGAGGAAGCGGTCAGCGCCCTCGAGGGGCTCGGACTAACCGAGTACGAAGCCCGCTGTTTCGTGGCGCTCGTCCGGATCTCGACGGGGACCGCCAAGGAGATCAGTCAGGTCGCGGACATCCCCCGTTCGCGGGTGTACGACACGATCGAACGGCTCGACCGAAAGGGGCTCGTCAGCGTCCAGCAGACCGAACCCCGTCAATACAAGGCCGTCCCGGTCGAGACGGCGTGTCGGCGAATCCGCGAAGACTACGACTCGCGGATCAACGCCGCCGAGCGCTCCCTCGGCCAACTCGAGGAACCCGACTCGCGGGACGACGAGGGAATGTGGGCGATCACCCAGAAGGAACACGTCACCGAACGCGTCGTCCGCTTCCTGGAGGAGGCCGAGGAGACGATTCACTACCTCGTCCCGGCGACGGAGGTGGTCGATCGACCGATCCTCGACGGGCTTCAGTCGGCCGCCGATCGCGGCGTCAGCGTCTACATCGAAGTACCGACCGGAGACGATCGCGAGGAGTTCGCGGCGGCAGTTCCCGACGCCGACGTCGTCGTCGCACCCGACCTCGAGACGACCAGTACCGTCCACGACGAGTGGCCGGCACAGTTGCTCATGGCCGACCAGGAAGCGATCGTCGCGGCCGGGGTCAAAGAGAGCGATCTCCCCGACGTGGTCAACGAGACGGCGGTCTGGACCTACGGCCGCGATCACGGGTTCGCCGTCTGGACTCGCGAACTGCTGGACGACCGGCTCGAGGAACGCGACGAGGACCGAACGACGGACGATTGAGTCGTCCGTCGTCGTCCCCGCTCGAGGACGGGCTGACGTGACGGCTCCACTCGGTTCCCTCGTGACCGTTCGACCGTCGCCGTTCGCGGTCGGTGCAGGGACTTCCGTAACCGAAGGGAGTACGCAGTTTTAAGTACGCGTCTCGTGTTTAATCTGCTAGCAATGGCCATAGACCCGCAGTTCCACGAGAACCGCGAACAGGTCGACGAGCACGAAGGACACTCAGTCTGGGGTCCCGTCGACGAACCCGAAGAGCTGGGGATCCACGGCACGCACGTCGCGGTCGACTTCGACATCTGTATCGCCGACGGGGCCTGCGTCGAGGACTGCCCGGTCGACGTCTTCGAGTGGATCGACACGCCGGGCCACCCCGAAAGCGAAGAGAAGGCCGATCCGGCGAACGAAGCGCAGTGTATCGATTGTATGCTCTGCGTCGACGTCTGCCCGGTCGACGCCATCGACGTCGACGCCGGACGCACGGCGTAAAATTACTCGGCGCGATCCACGTCGACTTTCTCTTTCAGGCTCTCGAGCCCGTCGGCTTCGGCGAGCTCCTGGAGACGCTCGCGGAAGTGTTCCTCGCAGAGGCCAACCCTGAGCCCGTCTGACTCGGCGGCGAAGGCAGCCTCGCGGTCACAGTAGTGGCAGTTCATACCCGGCCGTTAGGACCACGATGCATTGAACCCTCCGCTAGCGGCCAGGGTTCAGGTCAGCCGACTGTCAACTCGAGGCGTTCGTACGCCCTCCTGGAGAGTCCGGCGACGCCGAGGCGCTCGTCGTGGGCGTCGCTGCCGCCGGTCGCGAGCAACCCGTGTCGCTCGATCGCTCGCTCGACGGGCGCGCGATCGACCTCGCGACCGTAGGGATACTCGAATTCGACGGCGTCGAGTTCGGCCGCCAGCGCGAGCGCGCTCTCGGGATCGCGGTACCGTAGCGGGTGGGCCAGCGAGACGAGCCGACACGATTCAGCCAATGCCGTCCGCCCCCGTTCGAACGAGGGGACGTCCCGAGGCACGTAGCACGGACAGTCGGAGCCGATGACGTGATCGAACGCGCCCTGATAGTCGTACTCGGTCTCGGGATGTGC
This portion of the Natrinema salinisoli genome encodes:
- the hemL gene encoding glutamate-1-semialdehyde 2,1-aminomutase, with protein sequence MTEDNSRELYDRALSVMPGGVNSAVRAAIEPYPFFVQKGDGGHVIDADGNRYIDWVMGLGPLLLGHDLPEPVRAAVQQKASEGPMYGTPTEVEVDLAEFVVRHVPSVEKIRFVNSGTEATVSAVRLARGYTGRNKIVVMQGGYHGAQESTLVEGDAENPKPSSAGIPQSFAEHTIPVPFNDEKAMRDAFEKHGDDIAAVLTEPILGNYGIVYPEEGYHEFLRDITDEYGSLLIFDEVITGFRVGGLGCAQSEFGITPDLTTFGKIIGGGFPVGAIGGRAEIVEGFTPSGDVFQAGTFSGHPVTMAAGLETLQFAAENDVYDHVNGLGHRLRSGLQDIVADQAPSYTVTGTDSMFKVIFTRDGPGPDSLEEQCEAGCRQDPTCPRYDYCPKNAGDVKNAETERWRRIFWGKMKEQDVFLSQNQFECQFVSYGHTEEDVEETLEAYKEAL
- a CDS encoding ammonium transporter: MEPTILQADTEMLAGALNYTWILVVSFLIFFMHAGFAMLEAGQVRSKNVANQLTKNLLTWSVGVMAFFLVGAGVSSLVGGGGFTWVAGTDPASWADGWLYGAVFAMTAATIVSGAVAGRAKLRAYVTYTLLLAAVIYPVVTGITWSGAYVSQFLGTGFQDFAGGMIVHGMGGIAGLTAAWVLGPRMDRYNSDGSVNVIPGHSMTFAVLGTLVLAFGWYGFNVGTASIFVENSAGEMVFNGAVLGRVALTTTLAMAMGAIGSGAVALLKTGKVDTLYVANGLLAGLVGITAIPNVAAWWGAIVVGFLAGAQLPIVFSFVEERLKIDDVCAVFPVHGSAGVLGTLLFPFVAAPGVVDNVVNAFIAQLAGVVAITVWTVVTTALVFGALKAAGQARVSEEHERDGLDVSEHGVDTYPEFGQPDIATDGGDEVIRADGGEPNDGQIKMVTAIVRPDRLGAIKQSLAEAGAPSLTVTNVSGRGSQPAKKGQWRGEEYTVDLHQKVKIECVVADIPAQEVVDAIREGAETGEPGDGKIFVMPVEGATQIRTGKTGPDAV
- the hemB gene encoding porphobilinogen synthase; amino-acid sequence: MDLTHRPRRLRQDRVRDLVSETSLEPADLIAPVFVDATTDERTPIESMPGHDRVPIEGIVARVEEVLETGVEAVMLFGIPESKDSEGTRAWAEDGVVQEALRRITSETDAYVITDVCLCEYTDHGHCGPLEEELRSEEVVEGGPACEPTTTVDNDATLDALEQIAVSHARAGADMVAPSGMMDGMVGAIRSALDEAGFEHVPIMSYAAKYESAFYGPFRDAADGAPSFGNRRHYQMDPANSREAMREVRLDAEQGADVMMVKPALAYLDIIANVRREFDHPVAAYNVSGEYAMLHAAAEKGWLDLDAAATESLLSIKRAGADLILTYFAEDIAERL
- a CDS encoding TrmB family transcriptional regulator, with protein sequence MSNAEEAVSALEGLGLTEYEARCFVALVRISTGTAKEISQVADIPRSRVYDTIERLDRKGLVSVQQTEPRQYKAVPVETACRRIREDYDSRINAAERSLGQLEEPDSRDDEGMWAITQKEHVTERVVRFLEEAEETIHYLVPATEVVDRPILDGLQSAADRGVSVYIEVPTGDDREEFAAAVPDADVVVAPDLETTSTVHDEWPAQLLMADQEAIVAAGVKESDLPDVVNETAVWTYGRDHGFAVWTRELLDDRLEERDEDRTTDD
- a CDS encoding 4Fe-4S dicluster domain-containing protein — its product is MAIDPQFHENREQVDEHEGHSVWGPVDEPEELGIHGTHVAVDFDICIADGACVEDCPVDVFEWIDTPGHPESEEKADPANEAQCIDCMLCVDVCPVDAIDVDAGRTA
- a CDS encoding DUF6757 family protein produces the protein MNCHYCDREAAFAAESDGLRVGLCEEHFRERLQELAEADGLESLKEKVDVDRAE